The segment CAAATTTTGAAGTGATATCCATGATAACATCGGGTTCCAAACAGGAGATGAATGGGGTCAACAAGAAATCAGGTAATGGTGTTTACCGAATAGAAAATGGAATGATGGGGTCTGATTCATTCAACGGTGACCCAGGTAATTACTCGGCTGAGCTGATCCAGAGACATGTTGTTCCAGCCATCAAGGGGTTTTTCTATTCCATTTCACTGTCGGAATCAAGCTTTTTGCAGGATGCCTTGAGACTTCTCACTCTGTGGTTCACTTTTGGTGGCGTTCCTGAAGCAGCACAAGCGATGCATGAAGGCTTTAGCTTGATAAAGATAGGTAGCTGGCTTGAGGTTCTACCGCAATTGATCGCGCGCATTCATCAGCCCGATAAAGTGGTTAGCCGATCACTACTTTCCTTATTGTCTGATTTTGGTAAAGCACATCCTCAGGCTCTAGTTTATCCCCTGACGGTTGCCATCAAGTCAGAGTCTGTATCTAGACAGAAGGCTGCTTTATCCATCATTGAGAAAATGAGGATGCATAGTCCTGTTTTAGTAGATCAAGCCGAGCTTGTCAGTCACGAACTGATTCGTGCCGCCGTTTTATGGCACGAACTGTGGTATGAGGGCCTTGAAGATGCCAGTAGACAGTTTTTCGGTGAGCACAATACTGAGAAGATGTTTGCTATCCTTGAACCACTTCATGAGATGTTAAAGCGTGGCCCTGAGACATTGAGAGAGATCTCATTCCAAAATTCTTTCGGTAGAGACTTGAATGATGCCTATGAATGGGTAACGAACTataagaagagaaaagatcTAAGCAATTTGAATCAAGCCTGGGATATTTATTATAATGTGTTTCGAAGAATCAGCAGACAGCTGCCACAATTACAAACTCTCGAACTGCAGCACGTCTCTCCAAAACTTCTCGCGGCTCATGATCTGGAATTGGCCGTACCCGGTACCTACATAACCGGAAAACCTATTATCAGAATCACAAGATTTGAACCTGTTTTCTCTGTTATTTCATCCAAGCAGAGACCTCGTAAAGTGACCATCAAGGGCAGTGATGGGAAGGACTACCAGTATTTATTGAAGGGTCATGAAGACATTAGGCAAGACAGTTTGGTTATGCAATTATTCGGACTGGTAAACACCTTGCTTCAGAATGACTCAGAATGCTTTCAAAGACACCTGGATATTCAACAATACCCAGCGATTCCGCTGTCACCAAAGTCTGGTTTACTGGGTTGGGTTCCTAACAGTGACACTTTCCATGTGCTCATTAGGGAGCATAGGGAAGCTAAGAAGATTCCTCTGAACATAGAACATTGGGTAATGTTGCAGATGGCACCTGATTACGACAGTTTAACTCTGCTGCAGAAGGTTGAAGTCTTTACTTATGCTCTTGACAACACTAGGGGCCAAGATCTGTACAAGGTTCTGTGGCTGAAGAGTAGATCTTCTGAATCATGGTTAGAACGTAGAACCACGTATACACGGTCGCTTGCGGTTATGTCCATGGTGGGCTACATCCTGGGTTTAGGCGATCGTCATCCCAGCAATCTGATGCTTGACAGAATCACAGGTAAGGTAATTCATATTGATTTTGGCGACTGTTTCGAGGCTGCCATTTTGAGAGAAAAATTCCCAGAGAAGGTACCCTTCAGATTAACCAGAATGCTCACTTATGCGATGGAAGTTAGTGGAATTGAAGGTAGTTTCCGAATCACCTGCGAGAACGTCATGAGGGTTTTGAGGGATAATAAAGAGTCTCTAATGGCCATTTTGGAGGCTTTTGCCTTTGATCCGCTGATCCACTGGGGATTCGATCTCCCAACGCAGACCATTATGGAGCAGACTGACATTCAGCTGCCATTAACAAACCCAAGCGAGCTGCTCAGAAAAGGAGCCATCACGGTTGAGGAAGCGGCCAAAATGGAGGTAGAGCAAAAGAATGAAATACGAAATGCTAGAGCGATGCTCGTGCTGAAGCGTATCACCAATAAACTCACTGGTAACGATTTCCGCAGATTCACCGAGCTGGATGTTCCTGAACAAGTGGATAAACTGATCCAGCAAGCAACCTCGGTCGAAAACCTGTGTCAGCATTATATCGGCTGGTGTCCCTTCTGGTGAGACCAAGAGACAATTCTTAGCACTAACTAAAAACTTGTATGTACGGAATACTTATCACAATGCGACCTCACGATCGGCTTCCATTTTGCGAGCAGTGGATGCTCTCCCGTGAGATTCAAATCCTGGTCGAAGATGCCTTTGGTTAAAACCTTATTGATCCGAAGCTCTTTCTGAATTGCATTAAAGTCTTGCGCTAATGATTCGTCCTGATCGCCGTATCGCTGAGCAAGACATTGTAACAGGCCCACGAGCATCCCAACTCGCTTCCCCAGCAGGGCTCCGCTGGGGAAGCCCTCATCAAATCCTTCCTGTAGATTAGTTTCCTTCGCATGCGTTATACCATCTAAAAAGCCACTCTTAACGTGGTTCTCTCGGAGCTTCTTTAAGTCATAAGATATCTGATTCCGCTGGCTATCAGAATCCGACTCCCAAACGTCGTCTAAGATACTATTACTGGCCATTTCTTGATAAAGTTCGGTTTATTCATCTATAATCTATACTCTAGTAGCgatgatttttcactttaAACAACATATACAGAGGTAAAAGGTGTAAAAACTCAATTGAATAGATCATTGGCCCCGTTTCCTGAGTGATTCAATCTGCTAGCAATGCTTGAAGCCTTTGGACCTAACAAGAGACGTAAAGTTATCGCggaggaagaaggtgaGCACTCCAAACCATGGGTTGAAAAGTACAGGCCCAAGAAACTTGACGAAGTTACAGCCCAAGATCATGCTGTCAATGTGCTCAAGAAAACGCTTGGTTCGACCAATTTGCCACACATGCTGTTTTATGGACCGCCTGGGACAGGAAAGACGTCAACCATATTGGCTTTGACAAAGGAATTGTTCGGACCAGAACTCATGAAGACTAGAGTATTGGAGTTGAATGCTTCTGATGAACGTGGCATATCCGTGGTGCGGGAGAAGGTCAAGAATTTTGCAAGACTCACTGTCTCCAAACCAACGGCCGAAGATCGCAAGAATTACCCATGCCCTCCATATAAGATCATCATTCTTGATGAGGCCGATTCAATGACCGCAGATGCGCAAAGTGCGTTACGTCGAACGATGGAAACTTACTCGGCCGTGACGAGATTTTGTCTAATTTGCAATTACGTTACTAGAATCATCGATCC is part of the Torulaspora globosa chromosome 7, complete sequence genome and harbors:
- the YAE1 gene encoding Yae1p (ancestral locus Anc_1.516), with translation MASNSILDDVWESDSDSQRNQISYDLKKLRENHVKSGFLDGITHAKETNLQEGFDEGFPSGALLGKRVGMLVGLLQCLAQRYGDQDESLAQDFNAIQKELRINKVLTKGIFDQDLNLTGEHPLLAKWKPIVRSHCDKYSVHTSF